Part of the Triticum urartu cultivar G1812 unplaced genomic scaffold, Tu2.1 TuUngrouped_contig_5501, whole genome shotgun sequence genome is shown below.
ggcatGCTCTGGCAGACGGAGCTGCGGCCGCACGCGGCGGGGGAGTTCTCCATGGCCGCCGCGCAGGCCAACCTCGTCATGGAGGACCAGGCGCAGGTGCTCGCCTCCCCCTCCGCCACGCTCGTCGGCGTCTACGACGGCCACGGCGGCCCCGACGCCTCCCGCTTCCTCCGCTCCGCCCTCTTCCCCCACGTCCAACGTACGTACGCTCTTCTCTCTTCCTTCCCCTTCCCCTTCCGTCGATTTGAGTTTCTCCCGGTTTCTCTGTATGCTCGTGCGCGCGGTGCTGATTTTCCTGCGCGTCTTGTCTTGTCTCGGCAGGCTTCGCCAGGGAGCAGGGGGGCGTGACCGCGGAGGCGATCCGGAGGGCGTTCGGCGCGGCGGAGGAGGACTTCCTGC
Proteins encoded:
- the LOC125529304 gene encoding probable protein phosphatase 2C 34, with the translated sequence MLRAVARCCGHWPPGAAAADGMLWQTELRPHAAGEFSMAAAQANLVMEDQAQVLASPSATLVGVYDGHGGPDASRFLRSALFPHVQRFAREQGGVTAEAIRRAFGAAEEDFLHEVRQAWPKRPRMAGVGSRGPLR